The DNA segment AGAGCCTGCCTGTCCCTGGGGCCCTGGAGCAGGTGGCCAATCGGCTGAGCAGCAGAGTGGCTGCAGAGGTTCCTCATGGCAGTAAGCAGGAACTGCCAGACCTCAGGGGTGAGTGGCACAGGTGGCATGGGTGCTGGCCAGGCTGGTTACACTCACAGGGAACTCTTGGGCCTGGGAGTCAATGTTTGGCTCCAGGTTGGCCACAGCTTTCTCTCTGGCATGCAAAGCACCAAGGAGACACTCGGCTTTCTTCACTCTTGAGCTTTTCCTGTCCCAGGCATACATGGCCTTGAGCCTTGGTCAAGGGAGGGGCATCCAGAGAAGCAGTAGTCATGGTCATCAAGAGCTCACACCCAGACTCAGTTCATTTGCTGACTTTGACTCTTGATAGCTGTGTGATCTTCTGCATGAAACTGCCTTGTCTGTTCATTGATTCTCAGGTCATTATTGAGTAGTGATAGGCATTGTGCTGGACCCTAGGGATGTGAGAGATGCAAAACAGACCTGGCCCTTGTCCTTGGGACCATTGAAGTTGGGGAAGCAGATAGGCAGTGATAAGGGCTCTGCAGAAGAGGGTGCAGACAGGGCACAACAGAGACAGTGGCTCGCACCTCCAACCTAGTGTTTGGGGTGTGAGTTAAGCTGCAGAGGGTGGCTAGGCCTTAGCTCTTTGAAGTGTGTGTCTGACAGGTTAGTGTCTGTGTGAAAACCCATGCCAGGACACCCTGGTACATTAGAGATCCAAAGGCATTCCACTGACTGGACCACAGAACAGAAGGgttctgcctcctgctctgtgtccttgggcacaactcttcctttttctgagcctcagtttcctttttacAAACTAGACAGGCCAATTCCCACCTCATTAGGGTCATTTTATGAGTGGGAGGGGTTGACGGAAGCAAAACACTCGCAGGGAGTCTGGGTGAGGGGGTGCccagaggaggagaggtgggagagCAGAGCCTGTGCGGCCTCACAGCTGGCTCTATTGGCCTCCGTTTTACCCTCCAGCCCAGAGCCTGACCACCTGCGAGGTCTGCGGTGCCTGCTTTGAAACACGCAAGGGCCTGTCCAGCCACGCGCGCTCCCACCTGCGGCAGCTGGGGGTGGCTGAGTCGGAAAGCAGCGGTGCCCCCATCGACCTCCTCTACGAGCTCGTGAAGCAGAAGGGCCTGCCTGACACACCCCTTGGGCTGCCCCCAGGCCTGACTAAGAAGTCCAGCTCGCCGAAGGAAGTGGTTGCTGGGGCTCCTCGACCTGGCCTACTTGCTCTGGCCAAGCCCCTCGATGCCCCTGCTGTCAACAAGGCCATCAAGTCACCTCCCGGCTTCTCGGCCAAGGGTCTGGCCCACCCACCCAGCTCCCCACTCCTCAAGAAGGCATCACTGGCCCTGGCGGGCTCCCCTACCCCCAAGAATCCTGAGGACAAGAGCCCCCAGCTGTCTCTGAGCCCCCGGCCGACCTCCCCAAAGACACAGTGGCCCCAGTCTGAGGACGAGGGgcctctgaacctcagtgagtgTGGGTCCTGGGAGCTGAGGGAGGTCCTGATGCTGGGAGAGGTGGGGCTCAGGTTGGGCTGCAGGGCTCAGGGTGGGGGCAGTGGAGACTACAGCACCTGCATCCTAGGTTGACTGGGTCAGGGTGTTGGTCAGGATGCTTGTCTCCTATGGGACTGGCCACGCTCACTGCGTATTATCATCTGTCTCCCATTTCACTtcgcttttttttcccccagaggccTAGCTGTGGTTACTGAGCCTGCCAGGGTCATCCTCACCATTTAGGGGCAGCTTTTGGCCTTCTCTGGGCCCAAGGGTTGGggagcaaaggaaaccaggacTACTGTGGCACACCATGGGTTCTGCAGGTAGACAGATGGTCCACCTGACAGGAGGTCCTGTGGTTGGCCCTGTCTCCAGGTCCTTTTCAGAGGTACTTCTGTGCCCAGGGGTGGAGCCCTACCTCCTGGGCTGCCGTGGGCATGGCAAAGAAAGgcttggggaggagttccctggtggcctggcattaaggatccagtattgtcactgctgtggtgtgggttcagtctcttgcctgggaacttctgcatgctgcaggtacagccaaaaaaaaagaaaaaaaaagggggggggagagaaaggctTGGGAAGAAACCTACCAGGCATGGTGGTTTAACAAAGGCATCCCTTAGGAAGTCAGGCCTTCCCACACATCTGTGGGCATTAAATCTAGGGGTAAGCCTAAGGTCTAGCTCCCTGCCCTGTGGGGCACCCCAGTTGTGCCTCATGTTCCAGTGAAGCTACTTCCATCATCTGCTGTATGTCTAGGAGCACAGTTCTGAGCAGGTGTGCCCTTGATTGTTTGATACTTAGCAGCTAGTGGGCCCTTGCTTTGCACCCCTTACTTATCCTGCACAGCTCCCATAGCTGGAGTCCCTGGGAAGAGGGCCTGGGTCCATCAGATTTGGCCACtgcctctgtaacctacatccTTAAGCTCTCTACACTCACCTTGATGCCAGAGGGCTAGGCAGGGAGCAGGACTTCTGCTTCTCAAAACCTCCTAAAATAAATCCGTGGCACGAGTCTTGGACTTCAACCAGCCTGGGCAGCTGAGAATCACACCAGGCCCTCCCACCTCAATTCCCCAGGGCCAGCCAAGGTGGCGGCCGTGAACCCCCCTGTGTTTTGTCTCCGCAGCTTTAGATAGTGACGGGGGCAGAGAGCTGGACTGCCAGCTGTGCGGTGCCTGGTTTGAGACCCGCAAGGGCCTGTCCAGCCACGCCCGTGCCCACCTGCGCCACCTGGGCGTCAGCGACCCGGACGCCAAGGGATCCCCCATAGACGTGCTCCACGGGCTCATCAGGAGGGACGGCGTCCAGATCCGCCTCCCACCCGGGCGCGGCGCCCTGGCCCAGCTGGGGCGGCCTCCTCCCTCTGCGGCCCTCTCCTTGCTCCCCCCCCCACCGTCGGCCAAGAAGGCCAAGCTGAAGGCCGCGGGTATGGCCAGCCCCTGGGGGAAGCAGGACCTCTCAGCCGCCGCAGCCGCTGGCATTTTCTGGGCCTCTGATGTGGAGCCGTCTCCTCTCAACCTCTGTAGGTTCTCGCTTCagccgcctcctcctccctgtgggCCCTGGAGCCCCTCCCAGGGGGGGTCACAGCTCCCTCCCTACTCCCACTCTGCTGGGGCAGGGAGTGGACAGGGGCCCTTAGCAGTGGACCATTTCTGCCCAGAGATCTTATTGGCTGCTGGGCCTTCTCTCTTGGCCTTTGATCTCCATGACTGAGACCTTCCCTAAGAACAAAGGCCAAGGGTGGGGTGCTACCTTTTGGTGTAGAAGGTGCCCATGGTTGCCCCAGTCTGGATGGCAGGGCTGCCACTTCCTGCCCCCATCCTTGTTGGGACCCGCAGAGCCATGGAGTCTTGATTCTGTCCTTTTCTGCCAGGACCCAGGGCCCATGTGCTCTCTGGAGCCTCCCTGTGCTCTTGCCAGGTGTCTGGCCCCCTCAACCCAGTCCTCAGTTCCCTCACTTGCACCTGCCCTCTGCCACCAACCCCAGCCCATGGACGTGCTGCTGTCCACGCCCAACCAACCAGGAAACCCACAAGTGATGATGCTAATGGCATCCATGGTGCTGACTGCCCTTTTCTCCTGCTGTAGCCTCGGGCCCAGAGCCAGCACGCGACATCCGCTGTGAGTTCTGCGGCGAGTTCTTCGAGAACCGAAAGGGCCTATCGAGCCATGCACGCTCCCACCTGCGGCAGATGGGCGTGACTGAGTGGTACGTCAACGGCTCACCCATCGACACGCTGCGGGAGATCCTCAAGAGACGGACCCAGTCCCGGCCTGGCGGACCCCCCAACCCGTCAGGGCCTAGCCCAAAAGCCCTGGCCAAGGTAGTGGGCAGCGGAGGTCCTGGCAGCTCGCTGGAAGCCCGCAGCCCCGCAGACCTTCACCTTTCACCCCTGGCCAAGAAGTTGCCGCCGCCACCAGGCAGCCCCCTGGGCCACTCACCAactgcctctcctcctcccacgGCCCGGAAGATGTTCCCAGGCCTCTCCTCACCCTCCCTGCCCAAGAAGCTGAAGCCTGAACAAATGCGGGTGGAGATCAAGCGGGAGATGCTGCCGGGGGCCCTTCATGGGGAGCCGCACCCATCTGAGGGTCCCTGGGTGGCGTCTCGGGAAGACCTGACCCCCTTGAACCTGTGTAAGTGTGACCCTGGGGCAGGACAGGGAGAACAAGTAGAGGGGTCTTCCCTGGCACCCCTCCCAGGGGGTATCCAGAACACCTGGGGTTGAAATGGAAGGGAAGTACACAGTTCAGAGGACAGGGGCTAGCTGTATGTTCCTGCTACACGGACCTTCAACTGCGCTGCTGCTTGATTAATCTTCATTCCTATGAGGGAGGCAGAATTGTGTCATTAGGCAAAGAGATTCTATCTTTGTGCCATCTTTAATCAGTTGGTAGTGGCTACCATCCAGATTCATAGAGAGACAGGCTGCTGCATCAGTTGGTGATGTCTGCCGTGGGCAAGAGTAGAGGTATTGGAAATGGGTGCCTTTCTGATATTCCTGGTTACTAAGTGCTTGACATTTGGAGTTCAAGTTAAGGTCTCAGCTTCTCCACAGTCCAGCAAGATATGACCTTGGGCAGTTTCCTCTTTTGGAAGATGGAGATCAGCATGGTTCCAACTCTGTACAGCTTTCCAAAGTGGTGTAAAGCTCTTAGCTTTAGCACAAGCTCTGTGTATGAAATAGTTGTAACATCCTTGTCACTCACTTCCCTCTCAAACTGTCCCTATATTCATTCTGCTCAGGCTggctgagctcctgctgtgtgccAAGCAGGTGAGGATGGCCCAGGCTTCTGCCTTAGTGCTCACCTGCATTTTATGTCTTCTCTGTACCACATGCTTTGAATTGCTCTTGCTTTAGGGCTCCCCTGCCCCAGTGCCACAGGGAAGTGTTttccatctccattttacagaggaggaaactgaaactcagtgTCACAGTATCACACAGAGGGTCACAGCCAAGCTTGCATCTGAGTCCAGGATCCAGGGAGCACTTGCTCCTGAGTACTTCACAATGTCATAGAGAGCTGTCATGAAGCCAGCTAGAATTTGAGGTGACAGAACAAGCAGAAGGGCTGGATGATGTGCACAGGGGCCTCTGGAGGCATATGAGGGAGCAGGTCTTTCAGGTCTGGGGCTGCATGGATGGGAAAACTGGGCACTTAACACTGACCTTGAGCTTGAAGGCTTCCTGCCCACAGCCACCgcctccttctcccccctcccccgaccccctgcAGCATCCCGGGCAGAGCCAGTGCGTGACATCCGCTGTGAGTTCTGCGGCGAGTTCTTCGAGAACCGAAAGGGCCTATCGAGCCATGCACGCTCCCACCTGCGGCAGATGGGCGTGACTGAGTGGTCTGTCAACGGCTCACCCATTGACACGCTGCGGGAGATCCTCAAGAAGAAGTCTAAGCCATGCCTCATCAAGAAAGAGCCACCGGCTGGAGACCTGGCCCCTGCCTTGGCTGAGGATGGGCCCCCCACAGTGGCTCCTGGGCCCCTGCAGGCCCCCCTGCCGCTAGCACCAATGGCTGGCCGGCTGGGCAAGCCAGGAGCTGGGCCAGCCCAGGTTCCCCGAGAGCTCAGCCTGGCACCCATCACTGGTGCCAAGCCTTCAGCCACCGGCTACCTGGGCTCGGTGGCAGCCAAGCGGCCCCTGCAGGAGGACCGCCTCCTCTCAGCAGAGGTCAAGGCCAAGACCTACATCCAGACTGAACTGCCCTTCAAGGCAAAGACCCTCCATGAGAAGACCTCCCACTCCTGTAAGCAGCGGGTGGCAGGGTCCTGGGAGGGCATCTGCCAGGGCCTATAGGGCTGGGCAATGCCATGCATACACTTATCCTCAGTGGGGATCAAAGCCCCAGTGGGAGGCGGGACTGGCTCCTGACCTGGGCTGTGCCTTCTGGGTACCCTTGCTCCCTTCGGGCTGGGGCTTAGCAGCACCCCCTCTGCCTGCAGCCACTGAGGCCTGCTGCGAGCTGTGTGGCCTTTACTTCGAAAACCGCAAGGCCTTGGCCAGTCACGCACGGGCACACCTGCGGCAGTTCGGCGTGACTGAGTGGTGCGTGAACGGCTCACCCATCGAGACACTGAGTGAGTGGATCAAGCACCGGCCCCAGAAGGTGGGCGCCTACCGCAGCTACATCCAGGGCGGCCGTCCCTTCACCAAGAAGTTTCGCAGTGCCGGCCACGGCCGCGATGGCGACAAGCGGCTGCCCCTGGGGCTGGCACCCGGGGGCCTGGCTGTGGTGGGCCGCAGTGCTGGGGGTGAGCCAGGACCCGAGGCTGGCCGGGCAGCTGACAGTGGTGAGCGGCCTCTGGCAGCCAGCCCACCAGGCACTGTGAAGGCTGAGGAGCACCAGCGGCAGAACATCAACAGTGAGTGCTGGTGGAGGAGGGTCATGAGCTGCCACCTGCTGGGGTCCACTCAGCTGCCCCCTGGGTTCTCTGTTGTGCATTTGCCCTTAAGTCACTTTCCCAGTTGCTCTCCTCTTCACTTATCCATTCTGCATCCCACCTGTCCCAAGGTCCAGGAGGTGTCCAGTCACCAGCTGTCCTGAATTAAAATTCCCTGCAAAGGCTGCCCTTTCATTTGCTGAAGGCAGGACCCTTCTCAGGGGCCTTGCCCTCTGGCTTATCTCCCATCCCTCTTCCTACCTTTCCCTGCCTTAGAATTTGAACGCCGACAAGCCCGCCCTCCAGATGCCTCTGCGGCCCGGGGGGGTGAGGAGGCCAATGACCTGcagcagaagctggaggaggTGCGGCAACCTCCACCCCGGGTTCGGCCAGTCCCCTCCCTGGTGCCCCGGCCCCCCCAGACATCACTCGTCAAGTTCGTTGGCAACATCTACACCCTCAAGTGCAGGTATGcagcccccaggggagggggggagaccACTCACCTGGGGATAGGCTGGCCAGAGCCTCTGATCGGGACTGGGGCTGGTCGAGGCAGGAAATATAGCCTCAAGGACTGCTCTGGGGTGTGCCTGGACCCAGGTTAAGGCTTCCTCACACACGGCAGCACCTCAGAGCACTGGGCTGAGACCCTAGGCTTTGTAGCCAGTAAGACCTGGGCTCAGTTGCTACCTCTGACATCAGCTTAGTGACCTTAAGCAAGAATTTCCTGCTCCATACCTCAATATTCCCACCTATAAAACAGACCTACATAATAGATTTGTTATGAGGACTCAAAGAGTCAAGTATTTATGAAGCACTCGAACTATGCCAGATGCATGGTAATCACTTGGCAAGTGTTTGcctgattaagaaaaaaataggtctTAGTTCATTCTTACCAAAGTCCATGGGTACATCAGAAGCCAGGAAACTGAGAATCTGAGATGTCCGGTGCCTGCCTCAGACCACACAGCCAAGTCAGAagtaggattcaaacccaagtctctGAAGCCATGAGCTCGAGTTCTGGGCCCTTATGCCACGAGGCCTCTTTTGGGGCTGAGAAGAAAGGGAGCTGGTGAGTTGGATGCATGAGTAGGGTACGTGGGAGTTAGTGCTTAACCCTTCTTTCCCTGGCTCCCATCCTTCTGTCCTGGGGCCTGGTGGGATAGGATCTGCTTCTCTAGGCCCTCTCCCACCTTGGAGGACATGCTTCAGTCAGCTGGTAGAGATGCTTGGGAAGCCAGATGGCCCATACCCAGCACCTGAGCCAGCAGACTGCCCTGAGCATAATAACAGGGGTCTCCATGTTGGAGACCGGTCTTACCATGACTCCACGTTGGGAAGAGGTAGCTGTACATGGGAGAACATCTAGCTTCTGGGTTCCTCTTCCCTCAAGGCCTGGATTTTCTTTGTTCACACTGAGTAGCAGCAGGTGTGCCTGATGCTCAGGGTGTAGCCAGGGCTATGCTTCTGCCTTTCCTCACTGCAGTGGccactccttcctctctctgttcCCTGACACAGGTTCTGTGAGGTGGAATTCCAGGGGCCCCTCTCCATCCAGGAGGAGTGGGTGCGGCACTTACAGCGGCACATCCTGGAGATGAATTTCTCCAAAGCGGACCCCCCGCCCGAGGAGCCTCAGGCCCCACAGGCACAGACAGCGGCGACAGAGGCACCCTAACACAAAAGCATTCCAGATACCCTCTCATGCCACCTGTctatctcctcttcctcctcagtctccttctcccactcccccttgTTTCTTTTCCGTTTCCAAAGGAGCAAGCCAAAACCTCAAACCGGCACCTTTTAGGGGCCGGGCACACTACAGCCGGGGCACTGGAAGCCAGCTAGCCACCCTTCCCCTAGCCCAAAGACTCTGGGGCCACACACAGGGCATCTTCCTTCAGCCCAcacccacctgcccacctggTTCGACAGGGGCAGTGGCCAGGTCTCTGGTGGCAGCCCATCTGTTCAcgaggaaggaagggcagagctCTCCCATGTCTAGAAGCCAGGCAGGGCTGTTTGCCATGCGTGGCCATTTGCAAAGACCCAAAGGACTCCTGTCTCGGTTCCCTCTTGCCCCGTGAATATCctcacacgcacgcacgcacgcacacacgtaCCTCGTGAGACCCGGGAATCTGCCCTAGCCCTCCAGTTCCCGAGTCAAACGACGACCACAGACCACATCATGCCACGGTGCTTGCTCAGGGGAAGGCATGCTCCCTCTGTGGCCTGCTGCCGGGGCCTGGGAGCCCCCCCACTGAGCCCACAATGCCACGGAAATCCTTGTtgaccgcccccccacccccgcaagaGGGGCCTTCCCAGCTGGGAAGAGCTTGGAGTTGACAGCTGCCTCCTGCCATGTCAAGGTCCCCCAGAGCCTTGGGGGctctggggcctgggagggggtgggggtgggactctccttccccaccttcACCCCCCTCCCTCTTTTCACTGTTGCTTTCTATGTATAGCTCCCTAGacctttcacttttttaaaaacgcGTTTTGTGTAGAGAATAAGGAACGTGGATCTTTTTATTTTGCAATCCTGGGCCAGCTAGAAACCCAGAGCTGATTGACCTTTTAACTTTTTTCAGTGGCCACATTTTGGTTATTGATGTACCTAGAAGTATGTAAATTAGATTAAAtttctcttctggaaacaccCCGGGGCAGGCGGCCAGCGTGTGTTTTTCTGTCAAGTGGACAGGCTGGCATTGTCTGTCTGGCAGCCAGGGCTGGGATCGAGCCGCCTCCGCCAAAAGCCCCTGGAAGCCCTGAGTTTTCCCGCTGGCCGCCATGCCCACCAGACCTGTCTGGGGATGCGCCCAAGTTCCCAGCTGTTGGCCCTTGATGGTatgatgggtgggggtgggggctctgtcAGCTGGTGAAGAGTCTCCTGTGAGCCAAGGAGAGGAACCAGGGCTCTGGGCAGCTGGTCTGGGAAGGGAGCCAGGATTGAGAAGTGTTTAAGGCCGGAAGGGCTCTTCTGAGGGCAGGAGCTGTCCAGTGAGGGTGTGGGGGCACtcgctggggtggggggtgaagtaCACAGCTGCTGGGAGGCTTCAGAGAGCTGGGATGGGCCTGCCTTCAAAACATGTGACTTGTCTggagacacatgcaccctgaACCCAACTAACATGAGGGGAAAAAGAGAGCTGCTGGCTCCTTTTcgatgttatttattttctcgttctacaaatgtttattgaacatttcTGAGATTTTAACAGATTTTTGTTGGCTGCTCCTTCTTGTTTATTGCATGTGGTTTTTCAGCTCATCATTTTCACATAAAACAGCCAAGGGCTGAAAAGTGGGAATGACCTCATGGGGCAGGGGCCTCCTCTATTCCCAGCCCTTTTatcctgcgccccccccccccatgtcccTGTCTGGGAAGGAGGGGCAAACAAGCTGTGATAACATGCCTGCAAGAGTGGTCTGGCCTGCATACTTGGCTTTTCTGCTCCTGTGAGATCAGGACACACATCTTGTCTGGTGGAGGAAAGCATCCACTGCTTAAATCTAACCCATGCTGTGGGTGGGCATGTCTGAGAGTTTTGAAAGAGGGGGTGGCATCTCTTGGGATAAGAGCTGATCCAAAGGCATctctttttcaacattttatgcgttagtggggtttttttgtttgtttgtttttaaagtgatgtaaggagttcccattgtggctcagtggtaacaaactcgactggtatccatgaggactcgggttccctccctggcctcactcagtgggtttaaaggatccattgttgccgtgagctgtggtgtatgtaggtcgcagactcggctcaggtctggtgttgctgtggctatggcataggtcagcagctacagctgattcgacccctagcccgggaacttccatatgctgtgggtgtggccctaaaaagccaaaaaaaaaaaagtaaactggatGTAAAAAAAGTTCAAACTATACAAGAACTTATAAAGTAAAATGGGAGGCCCTTCCTCACCCACAGTTGAGCAGTGTCAGTCCTTGAAATGGTCAAATGCAGTTCTTGACACACAGTGATCTTTTCCTAAAATTCATGAGCATACTCCTCCTTTtaagaaattctaggagttcccactaaaATGGCGCaacgggttaaagatctggcgttgctgcagatggggctcagatttgatccctggcctgggaatttccacaggctgtgggtacagcagaaaaaaaaaaaaaaattctactgtcCCTCTTGAGACAGCATTGGATGTTAATCAAGTCATCAAATGAGAGTAAAATATGGCAGTGGTACATGCCAAGGAGAAAGCTATAAGATCCTAGAGAGGAGTGCTGGTAGTTTGCAGGGCAGGCAGGTATCCCTAAGGGTGACACTGAAATGAGGCCCACAGTTAGAGTGCACATTAATCAGAGCTTCATATGCTTCATATATGGAGTTTCTCAATGCACCATGACCCATGGGGCAGCAAATTCTGCATAAGCCTCATTTTTGAATAAGGAGTTGTTAAAGATATTTTATCATGGAGAATTCCAACCATACAAAAgtggaatggggagttcccgtcgtggcgcagtggttaatgaatccgactaggaaccatgaggttgcgggttcggtccctgcccttgctcagtgggttaaggatccggcgttaccgtgagctgtggtgtaggttgcagacgtggctcggatcctgcgttgctgtggctctggcgtaggccggtggctacagctccgattggacccctagcctgggaatctccatatgccgcgggagcggcccaagaaatagcaaaaaaagaccaaaaaaagtggaATGGTAAAAGGAACTATCATCTACTCAACAGTTATAAATTCATGACCAATCTCTTCAGCTGTAAACCCTCTGTgcccttctccctttcccccatCTGAATTATGGTGAAGCACATCCTGGTCATCAGTCAGATCAGTTAATCTCTTAATATTTCCGCATATTTCTCTGAAGGATATGGACTTAAAAAGTGCAATTGTTAAACTAAAGAAAGGGACAGTTCTTCAATATCAATTAATGTCAGCAGCACcatactttaaaacaaacttttaaagtaaaaccaaaaaaaatagtcATACAGTTTGAATTCGCACAAACACACAAGTACAGTTtacagtgtctacagctctgtcAAGTCATCTCCTAGAAGATATGAGATGTCTCTGACAGTGGGTCCCACACACCCAGTGCGGGTGCTGGGGACAGCCTGGCTGGGCTACTGCAGGGGTTCTAAAGTCCAAAACAAACAGGTTTAGAGAGGAAGTTCCCACTTTAACACTTGTGTCAAGGATCATGAGTGATGAAGTCCAAGcctcaattttatcttttaaatggggatttttaaaagagtttccTTGTAGATATGAAGGAGCATTTACAtgataatacaaatatatatagcatatatgtaatataaacatGCTATATATTTGTTATGTAATGGTAGATAACCAAATGCAACATTTCAGCACACCTGGCACTgggctgaatttttaaaatttcttctttgggtgcaccccccccaacacacacacatgcagaaatCCCTGGGCTGGAGGTCCAACTGTGCCCCAGGAGCTACCTGAGAttctgcagtgacaacaggattcttaacctacagagccacaagagaactctgactgatttcttttttctgctttttagggccgcacctgtggcatatggaggttcccccagctaagggtcaaattggagctgtggcccatgccacagctacaatcACAGCAACTCCACTTCCcacccgcgtctgcaaccttcaccacagctcacagcagcgccagatcgttatcacactgagcaaggccagagatggaacctgcatcctcatggatccaggTCGGgtttgtttcggctgagccacaacaggaattcggAATGAATTATTTACATTTATCTCACATGTCTGACCATGTGCCCCGTATCTTGTTTGGCGCTTAGTTATAATTTTCATTCCAACATGGCTCTACCGGGTTCGTTATGAAGGCCAGAGAAGTCAGAAATAGTCTAGGTTGCCATAATACCCTCGAGGCAAAGCCGGGATTGGAGCAGCACCCTGAGCTGTTGAGCCGGCTCCCTCTGGCGGGCTTCCAGGACACAGGCCCACCTCCCGCCCGGCCCCGCTTGGGCCTCAGGTCTTTCCGTAGTGCACAGCTCCTCCCCTTCGAACTCTACAGGATTCCACCTCCCGGCCGTCTTCTCTCAGCCAATAACCGTAGTGTCGGCATAACGAGAGGCGGGAATAGGGCGGGGCGATCATGAGATTGACGGTGCCCTCAGCCACGGGCATAGGGACTCTCCGAGATCGACAGCAAGGTCATCCAACAAGCGTGAAGCTAGGGTCCGGCGTGAGCCAATGCGGTCGGGAGGCGGGGCTCAGCTGTGTGTAGAAGGGGCTTGGGGGATTGTCGCCGCTATCGCGGCTTTGGACGCGTGGAACCCCCTGCTGTAGTCTTCAGGTGTAGTGTTAGCTGCTGCCATGAGCTACACAGGTGAGCCTGGCAGGGTAGGGGTCGGGCTCCGGGTGGGGAGGGACAGGGGTGTGCCAGGGCCGGGCCAGGCTTGTCCGCGACTCCCCCGGGGCTTGGACACTACTCTTTCTGCGGTCACAAAATGGCGCCGTGGGCCCGTCGCCTCAGTTTCGCGCCCCTCTCGTCTCGGCGTCTCAGGTTCTCTGTCCTGGCAGCTTTGGGTCTCGGCTCCTGGCCGCCCTAAGTCTTGTCTTCTGTCATCTATATCTGTGGTCCTCGGCCTCGGTTCCTGAGTACTCTCG comes from the Phacochoerus africanus isolate WHEZ1 chromosome 4, ROS_Pafr_v1, whole genome shotgun sequence genome and includes:
- the WIZ gene encoding protein Wiz isoform X2 → MDGPLVGGLAAPDRPRGPERLPGPAPREDIEGGAEVAEGEGCIFRSTHYLPVTKESPRDILDGRGGISDGQPHPGLSEALPRATSATHRISSCCWDGGSLDFQPGSPPSHPLGHFPGPPDGQGSWDHPLVQEAGEGIPSEQRFEDSVIVRTMKPHAELEGSRRFLYHQGESKLLEKFPRGCPKFDWLPDADEQAPLRDAGLHLDLPSQPPPPLTSFRTVLVPVEDTTKTLDVPVVGTREHLADLEGLAQPPEWSLPRSASEVATQTWTVNSEASVERLQPLLPPGRSRPYLCDLLEEVAAGVTSPDEDEDEEPAVFPCIECSIYFKQKEHLLEHMSQHRRAPGQEPPAELAPLACGECGWAFADPGALEQHRQLHQASREKIIEEIQKLKQVPGDEGREARLQCPKCVFGTNSSKAFVQHAKLHMREPQGQAAKEPFGGGSRAGSPGPDATSLTYHAFRDSSGLSACVFCGFPAPSESLLREHVRLVHAHPHWEEDGEAFEEDPASQPGTSQDAYTHFPHAAEDYFGKAETLLAPTWRENPAGYDPSLAFGPSFQQLGMRDFPPLKPLPHSSGQGPLGRPAFPSPLASAPYSFQPSRSKSAVHLQGLPAQLGDQRHPWSEEEEEENIPLASEMDFSPENGIFALPATPSLIPQSALELKQTFREALQTAEASRAQQQQLCEMVPIVLVAKLGPQVMAAAARAPPRLQPEELGLGGAHPLDFLLLDTPLGGPLGLDTFLDGDPAVALKHEERKCPYCPDRFHNGIGLANHVRGHLNRVGVSYNVRHFISAEEVKAIERRFSFQKKKKKVANFDPGTFSLMRCDFCGAGFDTRAGLSSHARAHLRDFGITNWELTVSPINILQELLATSAAERSPSPLCHEPGVLPSGFLTSRRPRIPLPVPFPPWAEDPGPAYGDAQSLTTCEVCGACFETRKGLSSHARSHLRQLGVAESESSGAPIDLLYELVKQKGLPDTPLGLPPGLTKKSSSPKEVVAGAPRPGLLALAKPLDAPAVNKAIKSPPGFSAKGLAHPPSSPLLKKASLALAGSPTPKNPEDKSPQLSLSPRPTSPKTQWPQSEDEGPLNLTLDSDGGRELDCQLCGAWFETRKGLSSHARAHLRHLGVSDPDAKGSPIDVLHGLIRRDGVQIRLPPGRGALAQLGRPPPSAALSLLPPPPSAKKAKLKAAGMASPWGKQDLSAAAAAGIFWASDVEPSPLNLSSGPEPARDIRCEFCGEFFENRKGLSSHARSHLRQMGVTEWYVNGSPIDTLREILKRRTQSRPGGPPNPSGPSPKALAKVVGSGGPGSSLEARSPADLHLSPLAKKLPPPPGSPLGHSPTASPPPTARKMFPGLSSPSLPKKLKPEQMRVEIKREMLPGALHGEPHPSEGPWVASREDLTPLNLSSRAEPVRDIRCEFCGEFFENRKGLSSHARSHLRQMGVTEWSVNGSPIDTLREILKKKSKPCLIKKEPPAGDLAPALAEDGPPTVAPGPLQAPLPLAPMAGRLGKPGAGPAQVPRELSLAPITGAKPSATGYLGSVAAKRPLQEDRLLSAEVKAKTYIQTELPFKAKTLHEKTSHSSTEACCELCGLYFENRKALASHARAHLRQFGVTEWCVNGSPIETLSEWIKHRPQKVGAYRSYIQGGRPFTKKFRSAGHGRDGDKRLPLGLAPGGLAVVGRSAGGEPGPEAGRAADSGERPLAASPPGTVKAEEHQRQNINKFERRQARPPDASAARGGEEANDLQQKLEEVRQPPPRVRPVPSLVPRPPQTSLVKFVGNIYTLKCRFCEVEFQGPLSIQEEWVRHLQRHILEMNFSKADPPPEEPQAPQAQTAATEAP